A region from the Mesorhizobium shangrilense genome encodes:
- the leuA gene encoding 2-isopropylmalate synthase, with protein sequence MPDAVRKYQPYPTVGLADRTWPSKVIGKAPIWCSVDLRDGNQALIDPMGHERKARMLALLLDMGFKEIEIGFPSASQTDFDFARWCIEEGNVPDDVDLQVLVQCRPELITRTFEALKGAKTPIVHFYNSTSELQRRVVFEKDVAGIKRIATDAAKLITDMAAKAGGGYRFQYSPESFPGTELEVALEICNAVTEIVRPTPDNKLIVNLPSTVESSTPNVYADRIEWMIRHLDNRDNLIISLHPHNDRGTGVAATELALMAGADRVEGTLFGNGERTGNVDIVNLALNMYTQGVDPELDCSDINRMKDVYEYSNQLRIPERHPYVGELVYTAFSGSHQDAINKGMKALKKANTSLWEVPYLPIDPADVGRSYEAIIRINSQSGKGGIAYVLQADHGLNLPRNLQIEFSQEIQAITDAEGKEVPAKRIYERFLETYVDQPGARLKFLDHHTYPDTEVKGRRVVEAVILDNGKEVTISGTGTGPIDGFVDALSRHVGVEMSVLDYSEHSMQRGSNASAISYVEMEYPGGKLFGAGINTNIVAASLEAVVSAANRIVGRKAG encoded by the coding sequence ATGCCCGACGCCGTCCGAAAATACCAACCCTATCCGACTGTCGGCCTCGCCGACCGCACTTGGCCCTCGAAGGTCATCGGCAAGGCGCCGATCTGGTGCTCGGTCGACCTGCGCGACGGCAACCAGGCGCTGATCGACCCGATGGGCCACGAACGCAAGGCCCGCATGCTGGCCCTGCTGCTCGACATGGGCTTCAAGGAAATCGAGATCGGCTTCCCGTCGGCCTCGCAGACGGATTTCGACTTCGCCCGCTGGTGCATCGAAGAAGGCAATGTTCCCGACGATGTCGACCTGCAGGTGCTGGTGCAGTGCCGTCCCGAACTCATCACCCGAACCTTCGAGGCGCTCAAGGGGGCGAAGACCCCGATCGTGCACTTCTACAATTCGACCAGCGAGTTGCAGCGCCGCGTCGTCTTCGAGAAGGACGTCGCCGGCATCAAGCGGATTGCCACCGACGCCGCCAAGCTGATCACCGACATGGCGGCAAAGGCCGGCGGCGGCTACCGCTTCCAGTACTCGCCGGAAAGTTTTCCAGGCACCGAGCTCGAAGTGGCGCTGGAGATCTGCAACGCCGTCACCGAAATCGTCAGGCCGACGCCCGACAACAAGCTGATCGTCAACCTGCCGTCGACGGTCGAATCCTCGACGCCGAATGTCTATGCCGATCGCATCGAATGGATGATCCGGCACCTCGATAATCGCGACAACCTGATCATTTCGCTGCATCCCCACAATGATCGCGGCACCGGCGTCGCCGCCACCGAACTCGCCTTGATGGCCGGCGCCGACCGCGTCGAGGGCACCTTGTTCGGCAATGGCGAACGCACCGGCAATGTCGACATCGTCAACCTTGCGCTCAACATGTACACGCAAGGCGTCGATCCGGAACTGGACTGCTCCGACATCAACCGGATGAAGGACGTCTACGAATATTCGAACCAGTTGCGGATCCCTGAGCGCCATCCCTATGTCGGCGAACTCGTCTACACGGCTTTTTCCGGCTCGCACCAGGACGCCATCAACAAGGGCATGAAGGCGCTGAAGAAGGCCAACACAAGCCTGTGGGAAGTGCCGTATCTGCCGATCGACCCGGCCGACGTCGGCCGCAGCTACGAGGCGATCATCCGCATCAACTCGCAGTCAGGCAAGGGCGGTATCGCCTATGTGCTGCAGGCCGACCACGGCCTCAACCTGCCGCGCAACCTGCAGATCGAATTCAGCCAGGAGATCCAGGCGATCACCGATGCGGAAGGCAAGGAAGTGCCGGCCAAGCGGATCTACGAACGTTTCCTCGAAACTTACGTCGACCAGCCGGGCGCGCGCCTGAAATTCCTCGACCATCACACCTACCCGGACACCGAGGTCAAGGGCCGGCGCGTTGTCGAGGCGGTCATCCTCGACAACGGCAAGGAGGTGACGATATCCGGCACCGGAACCGGCCCGATCGACGGCTTCGTCGACGCGCTGTCACGCCATGTCGGCGTGGAGATGTCGGTGCTCGACTATTCCGAGCATTCGATGCAGCGCGGCTCGAACGCCTCGGCCATCTCCTATGTCGAGATGGAATATCCCGGCGGCAAGCTGTTCGGTGCCGGCATCAACACCAACATCGTGGCCGCCTCGCTGGAAGCCGTGGTGTCCGCCGCCAACCGGATTGTCGGCCGCAAGGCCGGCTGA
- a CDS encoding alpha/beta fold hydrolase, with translation MISSLYAAEQGVGPRVIVLLHGFGGGHDVWRDVTAPLLNGARTLAYDLPGHGLSLDFPGAGPAKVAANAILADLAARGIKRAHIVGHSMGGAVAALMAAAEPARVASLTLLAPGGFGHEINAALLRRFAAAVDKDEIRACLAAMSGPHQVPAEHTVDVLFEMRGRPGQAARLVEIAAAMTRDDRQGVIPRQWLEALNMPVMVAWGTDDTVLPVTQADDLPSQFHLHHVLEAGHMLVEEAPDLVAEIIRRNMNRRGRSRRPNLAAAAG, from the coding sequence ATGATCTCATCACTTTATGCTGCGGAACAGGGCGTTGGCCCGAGGGTCATCGTGTTGCTGCACGGATTCGGCGGCGGCCATGATGTCTGGCGCGACGTGACCGCGCCTTTGCTGAACGGCGCGCGGACGCTGGCCTATGACCTGCCCGGCCATGGACTCTCGCTGGATTTTCCGGGCGCCGGCCCGGCCAAGGTGGCGGCCAATGCCATTCTTGCCGACCTGGCGGCGCGCGGTATAAAGCGGGCCCATATCGTCGGTCACTCGATGGGCGGAGCCGTTGCCGCGCTGATGGCGGCCGCGGAGCCGGCACGCGTGGCGTCGCTGACGCTTCTGGCTCCGGGCGGCTTTGGTCACGAGATCAACGCGGCATTGTTGCGCCGCTTCGCCGCCGCCGTGGACAAGGACGAGATCCGGGCCTGCCTAGCCGCCATGTCGGGTCCGCACCAGGTGCCCGCGGAACACACAGTGGATGTCCTGTTTGAAATGCGCGGGCGTCCCGGCCAGGCGGCAAGACTCGTCGAGATCGCCGCCGCCATGACCCGTGACGACCGGCAAGGCGTCATCCCGCGCCAATGGCTCGAGGCCTTGAACATGCCGGTGATGGTGGCCTGGGGCACCGATGACACCGTGTTGCCCGTCACCCAGGCCGATGACCTGCCGTCGCAATTTCACCTCCACCATGTGCTGGAGGCCGGCCACATGCTGGTCGAGGAAGCGCCCGACCTCGTCGCCGAAATCATTCGCCGCAACATGAACCGCCGCGGCCGGTCTCGTCGTCCAAACCTCGCCGCCGCGGCGGGCTGA
- a CDS encoding ATP-grasp domain-containing protein, translating into MNFVFFSPHFPTNGADFCDRLKKAGAAVLGIGDAPFDALDGKLRAALSEYYRIPDMEDYDAVFRAIGHFIHKWGRIDRFESLNEHWLELEANIRTDFNIYGTKLDFVKNLKRKSRMRAFFRKSGVETIPQRKCSDRAGAMTFIRRVGYPVVVKPDSGSGASNTYKISSARELDQFFKEKPANVNFVMEQFIEGLVVTFDGLVNRDGEVVLAASHRYDQSVMDVVNRDRHMSYICFPRINPAVEEAGRKILKAFDVRERFFHIELFQTTDDRVIALEVNMRPPGAWMTDAINYTFDIDVYAAWADMVVKDAAGGPYEGKYFTAYASRKRHLAYLHGHEDVLAAHGDKIVHHQAIEEVFSRAMGNYAYQMRSKDPEALRAAVDYIHAEEA; encoded by the coding sequence ATGAACTTCGTGTTCTTCTCGCCGCATTTTCCCACCAATGGCGCCGATTTCTGCGATCGGCTGAAGAAGGCCGGCGCCGCCGTGCTCGGCATTGGTGATGCGCCCTTCGATGCGCTGGACGGCAAGCTGAGGGCGGCTCTGTCGGAATACTACCGCATCCCCGACATGGAGGACTATGACGCCGTGTTCCGGGCGATCGGTCATTTCATCCACAAATGGGGCCGCATCGACCGCTTCGAGTCGCTCAACGAGCACTGGCTGGAGCTGGAAGCCAACATCCGCACCGATTTCAACATCTATGGCACCAAGCTCGATTTCGTGAAGAACCTGAAGCGCAAGAGCCGCATGCGCGCTTTCTTCCGCAAGAGCGGCGTCGAGACCATCCCACAGCGCAAATGCTCCGATCGCGCCGGGGCCATGACCTTCATCCGCCGCGTCGGCTATCCCGTCGTGGTCAAGCCGGATTCCGGCTCCGGCGCCTCGAACACCTACAAGATTTCAAGCGCCAGGGAACTTGACCAGTTCTTCAAGGAAAAGCCGGCGAATGTGAACTTCGTCATGGAGCAGTTTATCGAGGGGTTGGTAGTGACCTTCGACGGGCTGGTTAACAGGGACGGCGAGGTGGTGCTCGCGGCCAGCCATCGCTACGACCAGAGCGTGATGGATGTGGTCAACAGGGACCGGCATATGAGCTATATCTGCTTTCCCCGGATCAACCCGGCAGTCGAGGAGGCTGGCCGCAAGATTCTGAAAGCATTCGACGTTCGCGAGCGCTTCTTCCATATCGAGCTGTTCCAGACCACGGACGACCGTGTCATCGCGCTCGAGGTCAACATGCGTCCGCCCGGCGCCTGGATGACGGACGCCATCAATTACACGTTCGACATCGACGTCTATGCCGCGTGGGCCGACATGGTGGTGAAGGATGCCGCCGGCGGACCCTACGAGGGCAAGTATTTCACCGCCTATGCCAGCCGCAAGCGGCACCTGGCGTATCTGCATGGTCACGAGGACGTGCTGGCCGCGCATGGCGACAAGATCGTCCACCACCAGGCCATCGAAGAGGTTTTCAGCCGCGCCATGGGAAATTACGCCTACCAGATGCGGTCGAAAGACCCAGAGGCGCTGCGCGCCGCCGTCGATTACATCCATGCGGAAGAGGCATAG
- a CDS encoding glutathione S-transferase family protein has translation MGLLVEGKWQDRWYDTGESGGKFVRSQSQWRDWITRDGTPAEGRGRGFKAEPGRYHLYVSLACPWAHRTLIFRALKGLEDIISVSVVHHFMGADGWTFLAEDGATGDTLYGLDFLHQIYTRADPAYSGRVTVPVLWDKKEQTIVSNESSEIIRMLNSAFDEWGDAGLDFYPENLRGEIDAINTLVYPAVNNGVYRAGFATTQSAYEEAFGDLFSVLDMLEDRLSKQRYLVGDRITEADWRLFTTLVRFDPVYVGHFKCNLRRIADYPNLSNYLRDLYQVPGVAGTVNLHHIKAHYYGSHETINPTRIVPVGPELDYGGPHDRARFGKAA, from the coding sequence ATGGGATTGCTGGTCGAAGGCAAATGGCAGGACCGCTGGTACGATACCGGAGAGAGCGGCGGCAAGTTCGTGCGCTCGCAGTCGCAATGGCGTGACTGGATCACCCGCGACGGCACGCCCGCCGAAGGCCGCGGCCGCGGCTTCAAGGCCGAACCCGGCCGCTATCACCTCTATGTCTCGCTTGCATGCCCCTGGGCGCACCGGACGCTGATCTTTCGCGCGCTGAAGGGGCTCGAGGACATCATATCCGTTTCGGTGGTTCATCATTTCATGGGTGCTGACGGCTGGACATTCCTGGCCGAGGACGGCGCGACCGGCGACACGCTTTACGGGCTCGATTTCCTGCATCAGATCTACACCAGGGCCGACCCCGCCTATTCGGGCCGGGTGACCGTTCCGGTTCTATGGGACAAAAAAGAGCAGACCATCGTCTCCAACGAATCCTCCGAAATCATCCGGATGCTGAACTCAGCTTTCGACGAATGGGGCGATGCCGGCCTGGATTTCTATCCCGAGAACCTGCGTGGCGAGATCGACGCGATCAACACGCTGGTCTATCCGGCGGTCAACAATGGCGTCTACCGCGCCGGTTTCGCCACCACGCAATCCGCCTATGAGGAAGCCTTCGGCGACCTGTTCTCAGTGCTCGACATGCTGGAGGACCGCCTTTCGAAGCAGCGCTACCTCGTTGGCGACCGCATCACCGAGGCCGACTGGCGGCTGTTCACCACGCTGGTGCGCTTCGACCCGGTCTATGTCGGCCATTTCAAGTGCAACCTGCGCCGCATCGCCGATTATCCGAACCTGTCGAATTATCTGCGCGACCTCTATCAGGTCCCCGGTGTCGCCGGAACGGTGAACCTGCATCACATCAAGGCGCATTATTACGGCAGCCACGAGACTATCAATCCGACGCGGATCGTGCCGGTCGGCCCGGAACTCGACTATGGCGGGCCGCATGACCGGGCGCGGTTCGGGAAGGCGGCGTGA
- a CDS encoding esterase family protein produces the protein MDISYHKGFSRNLGRDMEYKRYGHAGRPVVVFPTSQGRFYQFEDSGAVAALADFIDTGRIQLFTLDGIDSESFFNKHADAAHRIGRHEAYFRYVREEALPELVSTAAKANGGRNLKPLFCGCSMGGYHSSNFVFRFPELASGVIALSGVYSSRDFFGKALDGEIFFNSPLDYLPGIVDQKLLGRLKALRLIFCCGQGAWEERMLVETRALEQILRDKHIPAWVDYWGGDVSHDWPWWHKQLVYFFARWLDDDLMHRLD, from the coding sequence ATGGACATTTCCTACCACAAGGGTTTCAGCCGTAACCTCGGCCGCGACATGGAATACAAGCGTTACGGCCATGCCGGCCGCCCGGTGGTGGTGTTCCCGACCTCGCAAGGGCGCTTCTACCAGTTCGAGGATTCCGGCGCGGTCGCAGCACTTGCCGATTTCATCGACACCGGCCGCATCCAGTTGTTCACGCTGGACGGCATCGATTCGGAATCCTTCTTCAACAAGCATGCCGATGCCGCCCACCGCATCGGCCGCCACGAAGCCTATTTCCGCTATGTGCGCGAGGAGGCGTTACCGGAGCTGGTGTCGACAGCCGCCAAAGCCAATGGCGGGCGGAACTTGAAGCCGCTGTTCTGCGGCTGCTCGATGGGCGGCTATCATTCGTCGAACTTCGTCTTCCGTTTTCCCGAACTGGCCAGCGGCGTCATCGCCCTGTCGGGCGTCTATTCGAGCCGCGATTTCTTCGGCAAGGCGCTCGACGGCGAGATCTTCTTCAACTCGCCGCTCGACTACCTGCCTGGCATTGTCGACCAGAAGCTGCTTGGCCGGCTGAAGGCGCTCAGGCTGATCTTCTGCTGCGGGCAGGGCGCCTGGGAAGAGCGCATGCTGGTCGAGACACGGGCGCTGGAGCAGATCCTGCGCGACAAGCACATTCCCGCTTGGGTCGACTATTGGGGCGGCGATGTCAGCCATGACTGGCCATGGTGGCACAAGCAGCTGGTCTATTTCTTCGCCCGCTGGCTGGACGACGACCTCATGCACCGGCTCGACTGA
- a CDS encoding tetratricopeptide repeat protein, which yields MQHTPPAAPAVRETLERLLASETFGRSERARELLRYLVEREQAGEADRLKGFSIAMDVFGKDGDFDSSTDAVVRVQAGRLRELLQQYFASEGIDEPVRIAIPRGGYVPAYELNAIRLPEPVEAVASPAAIATLPGQPADAHVSADAAALPVPPAAAPAVSVLRQLQFFWAAIALVIVMLAVLILRQGSGNLLAGGDAPSTIETAGATSSISTAPVETLPLVYIAMRTSSAEAGRVAASLRAGLTGFDTVNFISRDADRVPDPVADAASFVFDIMPGPDTGDLTLELQSVATGRVLMSRSLTAADSAPSAVQDSVAAILSSAAPASGTIYNYIEQSDLQTDLTQCLILNDKYYLDQNDKTHEAAYRCLESLASRGAKSSLVYSELASLHLEAVSDHYAYPPDASIDKALTFAHRGVQMGPTSPYAHRAYGYINSRVGNAEQAISWMRKAYELNPYDLAMAAAYGYGLIFAGKYAEGTPIMAHAVDTSSGHPTWWDFGLFVGEFMLGDMKKAAAASTALRTTAAKSHYLAARLISARSLGRDALAARLLDELTAKFPKFAADPRATFVERRYPADLTDRLVEALRAAGLGGAS from the coding sequence TTGCAGCATACCCCGCCTGCCGCCCCCGCAGTGCGCGAAACACTTGAGCGACTGCTTGCCAGCGAAACGTTTGGAAGGTCCGAGCGCGCGCGCGAGTTGCTCCGTTACCTTGTCGAGCGCGAACAGGCCGGCGAAGCTGACAGGCTCAAGGGCTTCTCGATCGCGATGGATGTCTTCGGCAAGGACGGCGACTTCGATTCGTCGACCGATGCGGTGGTGCGCGTGCAGGCGGGCCGGTTGCGCGAGCTTCTGCAGCAGTATTTCGCCAGTGAGGGGATCGACGAGCCGGTCCGCATCGCCATCCCGCGCGGCGGCTATGTTCCAGCCTATGAGCTCAACGCCATCCGCTTGCCCGAGCCGGTAGAAGCGGTCGCCTCCCCGGCGGCTATTGCCACCCTGCCTGGACAGCCCGCCGACGCACACGTCAGTGCCGATGCAGCCGCTTTGCCGGTTCCGCCGGCAGCCGCGCCGGCGGTCTCGGTGCTCAGGCAGCTCCAATTCTTCTGGGCGGCGATCGCCCTCGTCATCGTCATGCTGGCGGTGCTTATCCTGCGGCAAGGCAGCGGCAACCTGCTGGCGGGTGGTGACGCGCCATCAACGATCGAGACCGCGGGAGCGACCAGCAGCATCTCGACGGCGCCGGTGGAAACTCTTCCTCTTGTCTACATCGCCATGAGGACCAGCAGCGCCGAGGCCGGCCGTGTCGCTGCCTCGCTGCGCGCCGGGCTGACCGGCTTCGACACCGTCAACTTCATCAGCCGTGACGCCGACAGGGTGCCCGATCCTGTCGCGGACGCCGCCAGCTTCGTCTTCGACATCATGCCGGGCCCGGACACGGGCGACCTCACCCTCGAGCTTCAGAGCGTTGCCACCGGTCGTGTCCTGATGTCACGCAGCCTGACTGCCGCCGACAGCGCCCCTTCCGCTGTCCAAGACAGCGTCGCCGCCATCCTGAGCTCAGCCGCCCCCGCCTCCGGCACCATCTATAATTATATCGAACAGAGCGACCTGCAGACCGACCTGACGCAATGCCTGATCCTGAACGACAAATATTACCTCGACCAGAACGACAAGACCCACGAGGCTGCCTATCGCTGTCTCGAAAGTCTCGCCAGCCGTGGTGCGAAGTCGTCGCTCGTCTATTCGGAGCTTGCCTCGCTACATCTCGAGGCGGTTAGCGACCATTACGCCTATCCGCCCGATGCGTCGATCGACAAGGCGCTCACGTTTGCTCATCGTGGTGTGCAGATGGGGCCGACCAGCCCCTATGCGCATCGCGCCTACGGCTACATCAATTCGCGTGTCGGCAACGCGGAACAAGCCATCAGTTGGATGCGCAAGGCCTATGAACTCAACCCATATGACCTCGCAATGGCCGCCGCCTATGGCTACGGGCTGATATTTGCTGGCAAATATGCCGAGGGAACGCCGATCATGGCCCACGCGGTGGACACGTCCAGCGGGCACCCGACATGGTGGGATTTCGGGCTCTTCGTCGGTGAATTCATGCTTGGCGACATGAAGAAGGCCGCCGCCGCCAGCACCGCGCTCAGAACCACGGCAGCGAAATCACATTATCTTGCCGCTCGGCTGATCAGCGCCAGAAGCCTTGGGCGCGACGCACTGGCGGCAAGGCTTCTGGACGAATTGACAGCCAAATTTCCGAAATTCGCGGCCGATCCGCGCGCGACATTCGTCGAGAGGCGATATCCCGCCGATCTGACCGACCGACTGGTCGAGGCCTTGCGTGCCGCCGGGCTCGGCGGCGCGAGCTGA
- a CDS encoding 3-hydroxyacyl-CoA dehydrogenase encodes MNPSGHIAIVTGGGSGLGEATARALAAKGAKVAIFDVGIERAAKVAADIGGIAVQCDVSSADSGAAAVVEVAGKLGEPRILVNCAGIAIGVKTVGKDGPHPLDQYRKVIEVNLIGTFNMIRLVADRAAKLEPLQGGERGVIVNTASVAAYDGQIGQAAYSASKGGVVGMTLPVARDLARSGIRVCTIAPGIFKTPMMAGMPQDVQDSLGAAVPFPSRLGEPSEYAALALHIIENQMLNGETIRLDGAIRMAPK; translated from the coding sequence ATGAACCCGAGCGGCCACATTGCGATCGTCACCGGCGGCGGGTCGGGGCTTGGCGAAGCGACGGCGCGTGCTCTTGCCGCCAAGGGCGCCAAGGTCGCCATCTTCGACGTCGGCATCGAGCGGGCGGCAAAGGTGGCCGCCGATATCGGCGGCATTGCCGTCCAATGCGACGTCAGCAGCGCCGACAGTGGCGCGGCAGCGGTCGTGGAGGTAGCGGGCAAGCTTGGCGAACCGCGCATCCTCGTCAATTGCGCCGGCATCGCCATCGGCGTGAAGACGGTTGGCAAGGACGGCCCGCATCCCCTCGACCAGTACCGCAAGGTGATCGAGGTCAATCTCATCGGCACCTTCAACATGATCCGCCTCGTCGCCGACCGAGCCGCAAAACTGGAGCCGCTGCAAGGCGGTGAGCGCGGCGTCATCGTCAACACCGCGTCGGTCGCCGCCTACGACGGCCAGATCGGCCAGGCCGCCTATTCAGCATCCAAGGGCGGCGTCGTCGGCATGACGCTGCCGGTGGCGCGCGACCTCGCCCGCTCCGGTATCCGCGTCTGCACCATCGCGCCCGGCATCTTCAAGACGCCGATGATGGCCGGCATGCCGCAGGACGTGCAGGATTCGCTCGGCGCCGCCGTGCCCTTCCCGTCCCGCCTGGGCGAGCCTTCCGAATATGCGGCGCTGGCGCTGCATATCATCGAGAACCAGATGCTGAACGGCGAGACCATCCGCCTCGACGGCGCCATCCGGATGGCGCCGAAATAA
- a CDS encoding nuclear transport factor 2 family protein, with the protein MDTNCPIHRFVEATNEGDTEAFLSIFTNDAVLIDWGRKFRGRQQIAQWNETDNIGVQSRLRIVSIAASKGACRVRIAVTGNGFNGEGDMTFKLDGDLISSLVIA; encoded by the coding sequence ATGGATACGAACTGTCCCATCCACCGCTTTGTCGAGGCGACCAATGAAGGTGACACGGAAGCCTTTCTGAGCATTTTCACCAACGATGCCGTGCTGATCGACTGGGGTCGCAAGTTCCGCGGCCGCCAGCAGATCGCCCAGTGGAACGAAACCGACAATATCGGGGTTCAGTCCAGGCTGCGCATCGTCAGCATCGCCGCGTCCAAGGGCGCCTGCCGCGTGCGCATTGCCGTCACCGGCAATGGCTTCAACGGCGAAGGTGACATGACCTTCAAGCTGGACGGCGATCTCATTTCGAGCCTGGTGATCGCCTGA
- a CDS encoding NUDIX domain-containing protein, translated as MATDPETAFRQTGWPGFRGRLFHLYFVLRRPMTLGVRGLIHDASANSVFLIRHTYVPGWQLPGGGVEVGETMAEALARELAEEGNVALTAPPMLKSMHFNRRASRRDHVGFYLIESFTQTTPKLPDHEIAEAGFFPLDGLPEGTTPATLRRIAEVFGGEAPSPYW; from the coding sequence ATGGCGACCGATCCCGAGACCGCTTTTCGCCAAACCGGCTGGCCGGGATTCAGGGGACGATTGTTCCACCTCTATTTCGTGCTGAGGCGCCCCATGACGCTTGGCGTGCGCGGCCTGATCCATGACGCTTCAGCCAATTCCGTCTTCCTCATCCGCCACACCTATGTGCCCGGCTGGCAGCTTCCGGGCGGCGGTGTCGAAGTCGGCGAGACGATGGCCGAGGCGCTGGCGCGTGAACTCGCTGAAGAAGGCAACGTCGCGCTGACCGCCCCGCCGATGCTGAAATCCATGCACTTCAACCGCCGCGCCAGCCGCCGCGATCATGTCGGCTTCTACCTGATCGAGAGCTTCACCCAGACGACGCCAAAGCTGCCCGACCATGAGATCGCCGAGGCCGGCTTCTTCCCGCTCGACGGCCTGCCCGAGGGCACGACGCCTGCGACATTGCGGCGGATCGCAGAGGTTTTCGGAGGGGAAGCGCCCTCGCCCTACTGGTAG
- a CDS encoding GNAT family N-acetyltransferase, with translation MSLADVKYLPETPAHDLQIEAINDEAFGPGRFVLAAYKIREAGGHERSMSFVAVDGDIVVASVRMTRIAAGAGRALMLGPLAVRPAYKNLGIGRRLVAIALEAAAKAGVPAVMLVGDEPYYGPLGFKRIPRGQISMPRPVDLDRLLSHEILPGAVARLTGEVCHADQARVGAHMAAIA, from the coding sequence ATGAGCCTTGCCGACGTGAAATACCTGCCGGAAACCCCGGCGCATGACCTCCAGATCGAAGCCATCAATGACGAAGCCTTCGGGCCCGGCCGCTTCGTGCTGGCCGCCTACAAGATCCGCGAAGCCGGTGGCCATGAGCGGTCGATGTCCTTTGTCGCGGTCGACGGTGATATCGTCGTCGCCTCGGTGCGGATGACCCGCATCGCGGCCGGCGCCGGTCGCGCCTTGATGCTTGGGCCGCTTGCCGTTCGGCCAGCCTACAAGAACCTCGGCATCGGTCGCCGTCTGGTGGCGATCGCGCTGGAAGCCGCTGCCAAGGCCGGCGTGCCCGCGGTGATGCTCGTCGGTGATGAGCCTTACTACGGCCCGCTCGGCTTCAAGCGGATCCCGCGCGGACAGATTTCCATGCCACGCCCGGTCGATCTCGACCGGCTGCTGTCGCATGAGATCTTGCCCGGCGCGGTTGCCAGGCTCACCGGCGAAGTCTGCCATGCCGATCAGGCGCGGGTTGGCGCGCACATGGCCGCGATTGCCTGA
- a CDS encoding metallophosphoesterase family protein translates to MFRLAHISDVHLGPLPDVSYRDLASKRVLGYVNWQRNRRRHMHDAVIDAIVADMKASGPDHLAVTGDLVNLALDGEIEMARHWLEALGSPHDVSVVPGNHDAYVPGAFDKICRSWAAWMTGDGVDGPIDRNAFPYLRVRGDVALIGVSTARATAPFMANGFFMEGQAERLGAMLDQAKEQGLFRVIMIHHPPVRGAVSQHKRLFGISRFHKVVRRHGVELVLHGHSHLPSLSFIGGRGLKIPVVGVAAGGQAPGGKHPAAQYNLLDIEGEKGRWRIRLTRRGLTGPSIPPSDLQTLELGVETAPQLVRS, encoded by the coding sequence ATGTTCAGGCTCGCGCATATTTCCGATGTCCATCTTGGGCCGCTTCCCGATGTATCCTATCGCGATCTCGCCTCCAAGCGCGTGCTCGGCTATGTCAACTGGCAGCGCAACCGCCGCCGCCACATGCATGACGCCGTCATCGACGCGATCGTCGCTGACATGAAGGCGAGCGGGCCTGATCATCTCGCTGTTACCGGCGACCTGGTCAATCTGGCGCTCGACGGCGAGATCGAAATGGCAAGGCATTGGCTGGAGGCGCTGGGTTCGCCGCATGACGTGTCGGTGGTGCCCGGCAATCACGATGCCTATGTGCCTGGCGCCTTCGACAAGATCTGCCGGTCCTGGGCGGCGTGGATGACCGGCGATGGCGTCGATGGGCCGATCGACCGCAATGCCTTTCCCTATCTGCGGGTGCGCGGCGATGTCGCGCTGATCGGTGTCTCGACGGCGCGCGCCACGGCACCGTTCATGGCCAACGGTTTCTTCATGGAAGGCCAGGCGGAACGGCTGGGCGCGATGCTCGACCAAGCCAAGGAGCAAGGCCTGTTCCGGGTGATCATGATCCACCATCCGCCGGTGCGCGGCGCGGTTTCGCAGCACAAGCGGCTGTTCGGCATTTCCCGCTTTCACAAAGTGGTTCGCCGGCATGGGGTGGAGCTTGTCCTGCACGGCCACTCGCATTTGCCGTCGCTGTCGTTCATCGGCGGGCGCGGCTTGAAAATTCCGGTGGTGGGTGTTGCCGCCGGGGGGCAGGCGCCGGGCGGCAAGCATCCGGCGGCGCAGTACAATCTGCTGGATATCGAAGGCGAAAAGGGCAGGTGGCGAATACGGCTGACGCGGCGCGGCCTCACCGGGCCGTCCATACCGCCCAGCGACCTGCAGACGCTGGAACTTGGCGTCGAGACGGCGCCTCAGCTGGTCAGAAGCTGA